From a region of the Candida albicans SC5314 chromosome 1, complete sequence genome:
- a CDS encoding snoRNA-binding rRNA-processing protein (Putative U3 snoRNA-associated protein; Hap43-induced; transposon mutation affects filamentous growth; repressed by prostaglandins) has protein sequence MAEKIRYYLEQSVPELEDLKIKGLFDKNEITMIMRRRTDFEHRITGRGCKPKDFLRYTEFETNLEKLRKKRYNRLSKVGMIETKPSISDWAGTRRIMFIFDRATRRYPGETELWSQYLKFAKSNGAIKVIYKVYSRLLQLQPRNINAWLSAAKYEFETNGNAKGARVLFQRGLRLNSESLELWLNYAQFELTYISKLLARRKVLGLITEKQQREAMETEEAKLEQEIKKSDDNGDELAGDKIELPSTEEIKDQLNSLPEADMNMLGNPETNPALKGDVVLTIFDLCIPALLESIPKYSTAIKPDDKVFEIVGKFLALFDKFPDLNRDYLYLHVLNYIQREYANDLRTLLTDITLPIRAVTVNSDNLAEALQLAVNKFIAYKRKLQDGAERDMLTNMFINQLNTQFFNDKEHPSQKIDALLKAIIKKCRTVN, from the coding sequence ATGGctgaaaaaattagataTTATTTGGAACAATCAGTTCCAGAATTAGAGGATCTCAAGATTAAAGGACTTTTcgataaaaatgaaatcacCATGATTATGAGAAGACGTACCGATTTCGAACATAGAATCACTGGACGTGGTTGTAAACCAAAAGATTTTTTGAGATACActgaatttgaaacaaacCTTGAAAAATTGCGTAAAAAGAGATATAATAGATTAAGCAAAGTGGGAATGATTGAAACTAAACCCAGTATAAGTGATTGGGCAGGAACTCGTCGTATTATGTTTATTTTCGATCGAGCAACGAGAAGATATCCTGGAGAAACTGAGTTATGGTCCCAATACTTGAAATTtgcaaaatcaaatggtGCCATCAAAGTGATATATAAAGTATATTCTCGATTATTACAATTACAACCAAGAAACATTAATGCGTGGTTATCAGCTGCCAAATATGAGTTTGAGACCAATGGTAATGCTAAAGGTGCCAGAGTTTTATTCCAAAGAGGATTGAGATTGAATTCGGAATCACTTGAGTTATGGTTAAACTATGCCCAATTTGAACTAACTTATATCTCGAAGTTATTAGCGAGAAGGAAAGTTTTGGGATTGATCACTGAAAAGCAACAACGTGAAGCAATGGAAACCGAAGAAGCAAAATTagaacaagaaatcaagaaatcagATGATAATGGCGACGAGTTAGCTGGTGATAAAATAGAATTACCTAGCACTGAGGAAATAAAggatcaattgaatctGTTACCGGAAGCTGATATGAATATGTTAGGGAATCCAGAAACAAACCCTGCTTTGAAAGGGGATGTGGTGTTAActatatttgatttatgtATCCCGGCTTTGCTTGAGTCCATACCAAAATATTCTACAGCAATCAAGCCCGATGACAAggtatttgaaattgttgggAAATTCTTAGCATTATTTGACAAATTCCCTGATTTGAATAGAGATTACTTGTATTTGCATGTGTTGAACTACATTCAAAGGGAATATGCCAATGATTTAAGAACACTACTTACTGATATAACATTGCCAATCAGAGCTGTCACTGTCAACAGTGACAACTTGGCGGAGGCATTGCAATTAGCTGTGAACAAATTTATTGCCTATAAACGCAAGTTACAAGATGGTGCAGAAAGGGACATGTTGACTAATATGTTTATTAACCAATTAAATACTCAATTCTTCAACGACAAAGAGCATCCCTCCCAAAAAATCGATGCTTTGCTCAAAgcaattatcaaaaaatgCCGTACCGTTAATTAA
- a CDS encoding uncharacterized protein (Ortholog of C. dubliniensis CD36 : Cd36_10220, C. parapsilosis CDC317 : CPAR2_210530, Candida tenuis NRRL Y-1498 : CANTEDRAFT_105553 and Debaryomyces hansenii CBS767 : DEHA2G14432g) produces MKLSAVIFLGSLSLTQATGWYPVNSKQEIPSEIVPYTKGQEVSFGCIQRNIDNGEHKFDEKENIIYGPFPTCKETGKPLAFKYGINEDINCTIQFTDELYHLFQLYLHEDAPFSCRLPLSSDVLSIEKGGASIPLTFNIRGALSESHIDIDHSMNVLITKPANNDPNQFTFVSAIAYGAGTNTTRAVIGDQVTMTFAVRWLDQLSPVNSNGGQKLPYQDGFYRFPTSFVPISYSLFYFYLLLTSFISGIAMIAFSYKWISLKITKHKYMPVDDESKQD; encoded by the coding sequence ATGAAATTGTCAGCAGTAATATTTCTTGGATCGTTATCACTCACCCAAGCAACTGGTTGGTATCCTGTTAATTCGAAACAGGAGATTCCTAGTGAGATTGTTCCATACACAAAGGGCCAGGAAGTATCGTTTGGATGCATCCAAAGAAACATCGATAATGGTGAACacaaatttgatgaaaaagaaaatatcaTATACGGACCATTCCCAACATGTAAAGAAACAGGGAAACCATTGGCATTCAAATATGGAATAAATGAAGATATAAATTGTACCATTCAATTTACGGACGAATTGTatcatttatttcaattatatttgCACGAAGATGCTCCGTTTAGTTGCAGACTACCATTATCATCTGATGTTTTACTGATCGAAAAAGGAGGTGCATCAATTCCATTGACTTTCAACATTAGAGGAGCATTATCGGAGTCTCACATTGATATTGACCATTCGATGAATGTACTCATTACCAAACCAGCTAACAATGATCCAAATCAGTTTACATTTGTAAGTGCTATAGCATATGGTGCCGGAACAAATACTACAAGAGCAGTTATTGGAGACCAAGTGACAATGACTTTTGCTGTCAGATGGTTGGATCAATTATCGCCAGTGAATTCAAACGGAGGACAAAAATTACCATATCAAGATGGGTTTTACAGATTTCCAACATCATTTGTGCCAATTAGTTATTCATTATTCTATTTCTACTTATTATTAACAAGTTTTATATCAGGGATCGCAATGATAGCATTTTCTTATAAATGGATTAGTCTTAAAATCACAAAACACAAATACATGCCAGTGGATGACGAATCAAAACAAGATTAA
- a CDS encoding uncharacterized protein (Ortholog(s) have role in chromatin silencing at silent mating-type cassette, double-strand break repair via homologous recombination, intra-S DNA damage checkpoint and mitotic sister chromatid cohesion, more) — protein sequence MDSNSFITKGEGDQPSPYNSTVDESILNEVSSENNELTPKLSRELNDSDDSPKRKKKKRSLLDDDFFSLAGSFEKRKKKHKHKHKQKEKEKGIDVQDQVIENDGLIEVPIPQSTKVSTDKEISSELASSQSDIPRKNINTVQPEISLSRSVSITPPLVDRNKIRKEVMSRLNKEHMRSKIPDMEDSEEESDHELEELLKLKSQMPKSQTELSPETYTFDDESEKKRKYIVRVTSKLPAVHNQTLEVDFGTKGLKTFEKILKAAVDYFKSALMSVLTPPQLSRYRPEAASLVWVEGRKLVHPFFTPKTLRVPPPAEFNPLFEKIENMKPTIIKFFLIPKEYDTTFMHIYPELQANRPIEDAIEPIEISENEFNSNESDANEEEEEEEVVAQEKQPTSKAPSSEEPVGPNLFVIGLKGKDNKRVEVKVSPETQLRKLLSYYLRHKGLSEDTVDLSKAKLIFDDEEMDLNDTVGDTELEEDYEIQVVI from the coding sequence ATGGATTCTAACTCATTTATAACTAAGGGTGAAGGAGATCAACCACTGCCGTATAATTCTACAGTTGATGAATCAATACTAAATGAAGTCTCCTCCGAGAATAATGAATTGACACCAAAATTATCTAGGGAGTTGAACGACAGCGATGATTCTCcaaagagaaagaagaagaaaaggtCACTTTTGGATgatgatttcttttcattaGCAGGATCATTTGAgaagagaaagaagaaacacAAGCACAAGCACAaacaaaaggaaaaagaaaagggaATCGATGTGCAAGATCAAGtgattgaaaatgatggGTTGATAGAAGTTCCGATACCACAACTGACAAAAGTGTCTACTGATAAAGAGATTTCCAGTGAATTGGCTTCTTCTCAGTCAGATATACCGAGaaagaatataaatacaGTTCAACCAGAGATTTCTCTACTGCGATCAGTATCTATTACTCCACCGTTGGTCGATAGGAACAAAATAAGGAAGGAGGTAATGAGTAGACTAAATAAGGAACATATGCGTAGCAAAATTCCTGATATGGAAGACTCCGAGGAAGAAAGCGATCACGAATTAGAAgagttgttgaaattgaaatcacaAATGCCAAAGTCGCAAACTGAGTTATCACCAGAGACTTATacatttgatgatgaaagtgaaaagaaaagaaaatatattgTAAGAGTAACGTCCAAGTTACCTGCGGTTCATAATCAAACTTTGGAAGTGGACTTTGGAACGAAAGGATTGAAAACATTTGAAAAGATACTAAAGGCTGCAGTTgattatttcaaatcagCGTTGATGTCTGTATTGACGCCGCCTCAGCTATCGAGATATAGACCAGAAGCCGCCAGTTTGGTTTGGGTTGAAGGTAGGAAATTAGTCCATCCATTTTTCACACCGAAAACTTTACGTgtaccaccaccagcagAGTTCAATCCactttttgaaaaaatcgaAAACATGAAACCTaccattattaaatttttcttgatccCAAAAGAATACGATACTACCTTTATGCATATATACCCAGAGCTTCAAGCTAATCGACCTATTGAAGATGCAATTGAGCCAATCGAAATTTCTGAAAACGAGTTTAATAGCAATGAATCTGATGCCAAtgaagaggaagaggaagaggaagTTGTTGCTCAGGAGAAACAGCCTACATCAAAAGCACCTTCATCCGAGGAACCTGTTGGTCCTAACTTATTTGTTATCGGACTTAAAGGTAAAGATAACAAGCGTGTTGAGGTTAAAGTCTCTCCTGAAACACAATTAAGGAAGTTGCTTTCATATTATTTGAGGCATAAAGGGTTGAGTGAAGACACTGTTGATTTGTCTAAAGCTAAGCttatatttgatgatgaagaaatggATTTGAATGATACGGTGGGTGACACAGAGTTGGAGGAAGATTACGAAATACAAGTTGtcatttga
- a CDS encoding transcription factor TFIIIC subunit (Ortholog(s) have RNA polymerase III type 1 promoter sequence-specific DNA binding, RNA polymerase III type 2 promoter sequence-specific DNA binding, chromatin insulator sequence binding and tDNA binding, more) has protein sequence MWKPQKDKTFRSKYTSQYGYNVDHFNFLNDYKEDWNDYVAYVNESLVEKYSSRSRKFDSIPLNKLNLDDTKYDSTDEDYVRENFKYTNPIALKSNSSTTKVDLVPETPVHLQEHTKRNAFAIAVGGQITCIQWLPQNGNSTSSYFAVSLVNSVNGIKANDPNFSIFNKSKIRDMKSAIQIWKYDFDKNELKLQNMLITSEFGACSNLKWAPIQSNGTILGVLTGLFTDGNVYLFKIEESLPPYSIITEPSLAYKLHEGSTKINITSFDFIGSEKLVVGSNDGSIAEFMLPFRYNGNDIDIPNFKMGICWSAISSLMCIQNPTGKYLCIAHTGAHRSITFVYDNPLQDMYPTTVKLNTQPSFNYPLQNFVITNQAEQSQIAFPRTSHCTFISLARSDAYYTICKVSEILGHPFLITGATNGDICIMNYFKKFLGINSSLSKVTPLRIWKVLAEPDEPITLLADVQIQDQDAVVLPTSMKTESNITAAAWNENRVGSSTYAVGTALGILLLERLDPKYL, from the coding sequence ATGTGGAAGCCACAGAAAGACAAAACTTTTAGACTGAAGTATACAAGTCAGTATGGTTATAATGTCGACCATTTTAATTTTCTCAATGATTACAAGGAAGATTGGAATGATTATGTTGCATATGTTAATGAGAGTTTAGTGGAGAAATACTCTTCAAGGTCAAGGAAATTTGATTCGATTCCCCTAAACAAGCTAAACCTAGACGATACCAAATATGATAGTACTGATGAAGATTATGTCAGAGAAAACTTTAAATACACAAATCCTATAGCTTTAAAATCTAATAGTTCCACGACTAAAGTGGATTTGGTTCCGGAAACCCCAGTTCATTTGCAAGAACACACTAAACGAAATGCCTTTGCAATAGCAGTTGGTGGGCAGATCACTTGCATACAATGGTTGCCACAAAATGGAAATAGTACCAGCAGTTATTTTGCGGTATCATTAGTTAATAGTGTCAATGGGATCAAAGCCAATGACCCTAATTTCagcattttcaataaatcaaaaattcGCGATATGAAATCCGcaattcaaatttggaAGTATGACTTTGATAAAAACGAATTGAAATTACAGAACATGTTGATTACAAGTGAATTTGGCGCCTGTTCAAATCTCAAATGGGCCCCAATACAAAGTAACGGGACTATTTTAGGCGTTTTGACAGGGTTGTTTACCGATGGAAATGTTTACctatttaaaattgaagagTCACTACCGCCGTATTCAATCATTACTGAACCATCTCTTGCATACAAACTACACGAAGGTTCTACGAAAATCAACATCacatcatttgattttattggtAGCGAAAAATTGGTTGTTGGGTCTAACGATGGTTCTATTGCCGAATTTATGCTTCCATTCCGCTACAATGGCAATGATATAGATATAcctaatttcaaaatggGAATATGCTGGAGTGCAATCCTGTCATTAATGTGCATACAGAACCCCACAGGCAAGTATTTATGTATTGCGCACACAGGCGCTCATCGAAGCATAACATTTGTCTATGACAATCCATTACAGGACATGTATCCAACAACGGTGAAACTCAACACTCAGCCTAGTTTCAATTATCCATTGCAGAATTTTGTAATCACAAACCAAGCAGAACAGTCTCAGATCGCGTTCCCGAGGACAAGCCATTGTACATTTATCAGCTTAGCCCGTTCAGATGCTTATTACACGATATGCAAAGTGTCTGAAATTCTCGGCCATCCATTTCTTATCACTGGTGCTACCAATGGAGACATATGTATTATGAACTATTTCAAAAAGTTTTTGGGGATCAATTCAAGCTTAAGTAAAGTTACACCATTGAGGATATGGAAAGTCTTGGCGGAACCAGATGAACCTATAACATTGTTGGCCGATGTTCAAATACAAGATCAGGATGCAGTTGTCTTACCGACTTCGATGAAAACCGAGCTGAATATAACTGCAGCTGCTTGGAACGAAAATAGAGTGGGGAGTTCAACATATGCTGTTGGTACCGCTCTTGGAATTCTTCTACTAGAAAGGTTGGATCCAAAATATCTatag
- the UBA4 gene encoding Uba4p (Putative ubiquitin activating protein; Hap43-repressed; induced by prostaglandins; clade-associated gene expression), which yields MSEPSKEELLARIAQLELENEQLKQQNGKKSQHEQFNKIDDNFSLDEYKRYGRQMIVPQFGSLESQIKLKNSKVLVVGAGGLGSPALLYLSSAGIGKIGIIDPDTVDTSNLHRQVIHNTEMVGEFKCISAQNYINKLNPHVVVEVYPTALNNDNAFGIVSQYDLVLDCTDHPAVRYLINDVCVLLGKTIVSGSGLKSDGQLTVLNFANSGPCYRCFYPQPPSPDSVTSCSDGGVIGPAIGLVGVAMAVETIKIITGYYTKDNFVPFLASYSAYPQQQLRVFKMRKRQKDCAVCGENPQISQRMIEDGTINYKTFCGRATFDPIDDKFRVSPKDYDSVVQNKKKHILIDVRPREQFQITHLPNAINVQWDPTFRKADAIEQYLPDDSTKDDEIYVVCRFGNDSQLAAKKLIGMGYPNVRDIIGGLDKWSDDVDSKIPKY from the coding sequence ATGTCCGAACCTTCAAAGGAAGAGCTCCTTGCCAGAATAGCGCAGTTGGAACTTGAAAATGAGCAACTTAAACAGCAAAATGGCAAGAAATCCCAGCATGAACAGTTTAATAAAATCGATGATAATTTCAGTCTCGATGAGTATAAACGATATGGTAGACAGATGATTGTACCTCAATTTGGTTCCTTAGAATCCCagatcaaattgaaaaactcTAAGGTGTTAGTTGTTGGTGCTGGAGGGTTAGGCTCTCCTGCCTTGCTATACTTATCTTCTGCTGGGATAGGAAAGATTGGAATTATTGATCCCGATACTGTTGACACCAGTAATTTGCACAGACAGGTGATACATAACACGGAAATGGTGGGCGAATTCAAATGTATATCTGCACAGAATTATATCAACAAGCTTAACCCTcacgttgttgttgaagtcTATCCTACAGCATTGAACAATGATAATGCGTTTGGCATTGTTCTGCAATATGATTTGGTATTAGATTGTACAGATCATCCTGCCGTGAGGTACCTTATAAATGATGTGTGTGTTTTATTGGGGAAAACCATTGTTAGTGGCTCTGGGTTGAAGTCCGATGGGCAATTAACagttttgaattttgcAAATAGTGGTCCTTGCTATAGATGCTTCTACCCACAACCACCGTCACCGGATTCAGTTACATCGTGTTCTGATGGTGGTGTAATTGGCCCTGCAATAGGCTTAGTTGGCGTTGCAATGGCAGTAGAGACAATAAAGATTATAACAGGATACTACACCAAGGACAATTTTGTGCCCTTTCTCGCATCGTATTCGGCTTATCCTCAGCAACAGTTACGTGTATTTAAAATGAGAAAGAGACAAAAAGATTGTGCTGTATGTGGAGAAAATCCCCAGATATCTCAACGTATGATTGAGGATGGCActataaattataaaacaTTTTGTGGAAGAGCAACTTTTGACCCTATTGATGACAAGTTTAGAGTATCACCAAAAGACTATGATAGTGTGGTTCAAAATAAGAAGAAACACATATTAATTGATGTTAGACCACGcgaacaatttcaaattacGCATTTACCAAATGCAATTAACGTTCAATGGGACCCTACATTCAGAAAAGCTGATGCTATAGAACAGTATCTACCAGATGATTCCACCAAAGATGATGAGATTTATGTTGTTTGCAGGTTTGGAAATGATTCGCAATTGGCTGCTAAAAAGCTTATAGGCATGGGTTACCCGAACGTGAGAGATATAATTGGTGGTTTAGATAAATGGAGCGATGATGTGGATTCgaaaattccaaaatattaa
- the ERP5 gene encoding Erp5p (Protein involved in ER to Golgi transport; rat catheter and Spider biofilm repressed), with translation MLSLSSSKCVAVLVMLLQLSNALHFYVKTGETKCFYEELPENTLVVGKIDAYEKQDHSNEYFKNPNLKVQIIVEETFDNNHKVANQKSAPDGDFAFTSLDSGEHRFCLTPVYSDNTNNKVHRIFFDVAQGSANEYVDSKSTRMVDDLTGKVNQLYDKLDKIHWEQEHMREREATFRDQSESTNSRVVKWSIVQLIVLVGTCVYQLRHLKSFFVKQKIV, from the exons ATGCTTAGTTTGTCTAGTAGTAAATGCGTTGCCGTATTGGTTATGCTTTTGCAATTATCCAATGCATTACATTTCTACGTTAAGACCGGGGAAACCAAGTGTTTCTACGAAGAATTGCCTGAGAATACTTTGGTTGTGGGCAAAATCGATGCTTACGAAAAACAAGATCATAGTAACGAATATTTTAAGAATCCAAATTTAAAGGTTCAAATTATAGTTGAA GAAACATTCGACAATAACCATAAAGTTGCCAATCAAAAGTCTGCTCCAGACGGTGATTTTGCATTTACATCATTGGACTCTGGGGAACATAGATTTTGTTTGACACCAGTCTACAGCGATAACACTAATAATAAGGTCCATCGTATCTTTTTCGATGTTGCCCAAGGCTCTGCCAACGAATATGTCGACTCTAAATCAACTAGAATGGTGGATGATTTGACTGGTAAAGtgaatcaattatatgATAAATTGGATAAAATACACTGGGAACAAGAACATAtgagagaaagagaagcTACCTTTAGAGACCAATCCGAATCTACTAATTCAAGAGTAGTTAAGTGGTCAATTGTgcaattaattgttttagtGGGTACTTGTGTCTATCAATTACGCCATTTGAAATCGTTCTTTGTCAAACAAAAGATTGTTTAA
- a CDS encoding protein kinase (Putative serine/threonine-protein kinase; possibly an essential gene, disruptants not obtained by UAU1 method), whose amino-acid sequence MSSEEILQGVEDIHLNTSSDSDSEYELEEETTTKSLPSSSRTITEKEDIVTKYADKIKTDPIKKGPKITKDRANRATVEQVLDPRTLRFLAKIINKGIISRINGCISTGKEANVYHGTSDDPDNDREYAVKIYKTSILVFKDRERYVDGEFRFRNTKNQSNPRKMVKVWAEKEFRNLKRIYQNGIPCPEPIELKSHVLVMEYLTKGDGQPSPKLKDYSFKDVQDIVNYYHKMLFYMRRLYQECRLVHADLSEYNSIVHKDNLYIIDVSQSVEPEHPMALDFLRMDIKNVNDFFSRSKINVYPERLIFRFITSEGHLLGIADNSDQELEKYLETLPLKTEDDQEVEDEIFRSLHLVRSLNNLDETDFQKFSEGKVDTMKDLVAMKEGEVASPGLQTANGNEVDSSEDEDNEGVSEEEEESSSEDDDDEEEEVDGISEKEWVEREQNAPRGKKYEDKDEKKARKEAAKLAKQEKRKTKMKKHIKKKIINKRKTGK is encoded by the coding sequence ATGTCTTCAGAAGAAATTTTGCAAGGAGTAGAAGATATACATCTCAATACTTCTTCTGACTCAGATAGTGAATATGAacttgaagaagaaaccaCGACGAAAAGTTTGCCACTGAGCTCTCGTACTATTACCGAAAAGGAGGATATAGTCACAAAATATGCAgacaaaattaaaacagATCCAATCAAAAAGGGGCCAAAAATTACCAAGGATAGAGCTAACAGGGCTACAGTTGAACAAGTTTTGGATCCACGTACTCTTCGATTCTTAgcaaaaattataaataaaggTATCatttcaagaattaatgGATGCATAAGTACTGGTAAAGAAGCTAATGTGTATCATGGGACTAGTGATGACCCAGATAACGATAGAGAATACGCTGTCAAAATTTACAAGACATCTATTTTGGTGTTCAAGGACCGTGAGAGATATGTGGATGGTGAGTTCCGATTCagaaatacaaaaaatcaaagtaATCCGAGGAAAATGGTTAAAGTGTGGGCTGAGAAAGAGTTTAggaatttgaaaagaatttatCAGAATGGAATACCGTGTCCTGaaccaattgaattaaagtCTCATGTTTTGGTTATGGAATATTTGACAAAGGGTGATGGACAACCATCACCTAAATTGAAGGATTATCTGTTCAAAGATGTACAAGACATTGTCAACTATTATCACAAGATGTTGTTCTATATGAGAAGATTATACCAGGAATGCCGATTAGTGCATGCAGATCTAAGTGAGTACAACTCGATTGTGCACAAGGacaatttatatattattgatgTTTCGCAATCAGTGGAGCCAGAACATCCAATGGCACTTGATTTTTTGAGAATGGATATCAAAAatgttaatgattttttcaGCAGAAGCAAAATAAATGTGTACCCTGAGCGTTTGATATTCCGATTTATTACATCAGAGGGGCATCTTTTGGGAATTGCCGATAATAGCGAccaagaattggaaaaatatCTTGAGACATTGCCGTTAAAGACAGAAGATGATCAGGAAGTGGAGgatgaaatttttagaTCATTACATTTAGTTAGatctttgaataatttaGATGAGACGGACTTTCAGAAATTCTCTGAAGGGAAGGTTGATACAATGAAAGATCTTGTTGCCATGAAAGAAGGCGAGGTTGCATCTCCTGGTTTGCAAACTGCTAATGGCAACGAGGTAGATAGttctgaagatgaagataatgaagGCGTATCCgaggaagaggaagaaTCCTCAtctgaagatgatgatgatgaagaagaagaagtggATGGTATATCCGAAAAGGAATGGGTTGAACGTGAACAAAATGCTCCAAGGGGTAAGAAATACGAAGATAAAGACGAGAAAAAGGCTAGAAAAGAGGCAGCAAAGTTGGCCAAGCAAGAGAAGaggaaaacaaaaatgaagaaacaTATTAAGAAGAAGATCATAAATAAACGTAAAACAGGTAAATAG
- a CDS encoding uncharacterized protein (Ortholog(s) have inositol phosphoceramide synthase regulator activity, role in inositolphosphoceramide metabolic process and inositol phosphoceramide synthase complex, integral component of Golgi membrane localization): protein MTLPTYVNHLLPLKFLGVIPLFIGVEVILGITILNKASGVYGILSLFTGHPINFWQWLYNSLAIITLPVYVSALINLKTKPRNLRKISLATIVYVLDTFIGSLYTLYFIYFWFSSEEGSIKSTGADSSSSTLSSQSASAARELFITLGTTISVTFIRLYFTLVILSFAKALLKQNRMETRYNDVQNGTSSRSLEQEEEDEVANATGYFGEFRKAIFDLEVRSKEYLDDLFN, encoded by the exons ATGACACTTCCAACTTATGTCAACCATTTGTTGCCACTT AAATTCTTAGGAGTGATTCCATTGTTTATTGGTGTTGAGGTAATACTCGGCATAACTATATTAAATAAGGCCAGCGGAGTATACGGTATCTTGTCTTTATTCACTGGACATCCAATTAACTTCTGGCAATGGCTATATAATCTGTTGGCTATCATTACACTTCCAGTGTATGTATCGGCATTGATTAACTTGAAGACAAAACCAAGAAATTTACGTAAGATTTCATTGGCAACAATTGTTTATGTTTTAGATACCTTCATTGGCAGTCTTTACACTTTGTactttatatatttttggtttagtCTGGAAGAAGGAAGTATTAAATCAACAGGAGCTGATCTGAGCAGTAGTACTTTGTCGTCTCAATCAGCGTCTGCTGCAAGAGAGTTATTCATTACACTTGGAACTACCATAAGTGTCACTTTCATACGCTTGTATTTCACCTTGGtgatattatcatttgCCAAGGCGTTGttaaaacaaaacagaATGGAAACTAGATATAATGACGTCCAAAACGGAACATCTAGCAGGAGTTTAGAACAAGAGGAAGAAGACGAAGTTGCTAATGCTACTGGATACTTTGGAGAATTCAGAAAAGCtatatttgatttggaaGTAAGATCAAAAGAGTATTTGgatgatttatttaattag